Proteins encoded by one window of Erysipelothrix rhusiopathiae:
- a CDS encoding MFS transporter, with product MHKPLWNQNFIRVFLGTIFSEMGGIGLNLALSLVIFDQTQSTLLSGIFAALSMIPNLILPLVIGPLIDRKNPLKVLITNESILLIVFIFAGLYVHFFSFNYYSYLFIILAISSLGNISAIASQSIIPQIIHPEDFSRGNAILNTIHPLCSVIVTPIAMILYRYFGLDFIFFAYALLTMIDVLIEYQINAKFDYIHSDQTNLNDLFNDLNEGLHYLKSDRALRSVFMFFALVIFSSSSSTLMYPFFMSSPSLNENHFATLQSLASLGYLIGGLIHSIVIFKDNHRYTIAVSVYVLFIVLESIFYFVSFPFMVLIRMTLGVLGMNSANIRISSVQKHVPAQYRAKVNSFFIILISGSGMFGQVVFGALAESFPIPQVHLFAQLFYLLALFIFILPQKNKVKHFYNYSTN from the coding sequence ATGCATAAACCATTATGGAATCAAAACTTTATTCGCGTATTTTTAGGTACTATTTTCTCAGAAATGGGTGGCATCGGACTTAACCTTGCCCTCAGCTTAGTAATCTTTGACCAAACACAATCGACTTTACTTTCAGGAATCTTTGCAGCACTCTCTATGATCCCTAATTTAATACTTCCACTTGTAATTGGACCCCTTATTGACCGTAAGAACCCACTCAAAGTTCTCATAACAAACGAATCGATCTTACTTATAGTCTTTATTTTTGCTGGACTGTACGTCCATTTCTTTTCGTTTAATTACTACTCGTATTTATTTATAATCCTTGCGATTAGCTCGCTTGGAAACATTTCCGCAATTGCATCACAATCCATCATTCCTCAAATCATTCACCCGGAAGATTTTTCTAGAGGTAATGCGATTCTTAATACAATTCATCCTTTATGCAGTGTAATCGTTACACCCATCGCTATGATCTTGTACCGCTATTTTGGTCTGGATTTTATATTCTTCGCATATGCCCTTCTAACGATGATTGATGTACTTATTGAGTATCAGATAAATGCGAAATTTGACTATATTCATTCTGACCAAACGAACTTAAACGATTTATTTAATGATCTGAATGAAGGTCTACACTATCTCAAATCAGATCGCGCACTTCGTTCAGTATTCATGTTCTTTGCACTTGTTATTTTCTCAAGTTCTTCATCAACTTTAATGTATCCTTTCTTCATGTCGAGTCCTTCCTTAAACGAAAATCACTTCGCCACACTGCAATCCCTCGCAAGTCTTGGTTACCTAATTGGTGGATTGATCCACAGTATTGTTATTTTTAAAGATAACCATCGTTATACAATCGCAGTTTCTGTCTACGTTCTTTTTATCGTACTTGAGAGTATTTTCTATTTTGTCTCTTTTCCATTTATGGTGCTGATTCGCATGACACTTGGCGTATTGGGTATGAACAGTGCAAACATTCGAATAAGTTCCGTCCAAAAGCATGTCCCTGCACAATATCGCGCTAAAGTTAATTCCTTTTTCATCATTCTTATTTCAGGATCTGGCATGTTTGGTCAAGTCGTGTTTGGTGCTCTTGCGGAATCCTTTCCGATTCCTCAAGTTCACCTTTTTGCACAGCTATTCTACCTACTTGCATTGTTTATCTTTATACTTCCTCAAAAAAATAAGGTTAAACATTTCTATAATTATAGTACGAACTAA
- a CDS encoding helix-turn-helix domain-containing protein, protein MLGTLLRNERLKQNMSQQALCEGICSVSYLSKIESNTVTPSDEIFDLLFDCLGINLVRDQSKIGLFLSGFNSFWNDYLAYTTPTVPKELETLATECLYSHQTINAHILLYYSTNDAQYLNRLKDFEALFSVDQRLAYTLAYSQTLNSEDQIQYLLHATGIDHYGIIHQELGVAYYITGLYYSAIETLSQAYERFSKQGNVKGMYLSSFTMGSSYANLTYTSPDQLEMMEFYYNRGLKLNRYLKDSNAPSSINYNLGATYLLIGDYTKAQLHLTRAYEHTQSETLQHIELNTLILQKSCLLNIFQNKRDLAQNHFDQLEKPTDRLSKTVYALLDFMLENPDYIHQKEYESILIMCKDTANLQAHHGYVLMYVKFLIQYYKANRLYKKALALTSEFNIS, encoded by the coding sequence ATGCTTGGAACACTATTAAGAAATGAACGACTTAAGCAAAACATGAGTCAACAAGCCCTTTGCGAAGGAATCTGTTCGGTGTCTTATCTATCTAAAATCGAATCAAACACCGTTACACCGAGTGATGAAATATTTGATTTACTGTTTGATTGTTTAGGAATTAATCTAGTACGAGATCAATCAAAAATTGGACTGTTTTTGTCCGGTTTTAATTCTTTTTGGAATGATTATCTGGCATATACGACTCCAACAGTCCCTAAAGAATTAGAAACCCTTGCAACAGAGTGCTTATACTCTCATCAAACAATTAATGCACATATTCTGCTTTATTATTCCACAAACGACGCTCAATACCTTAATCGTCTCAAAGATTTTGAAGCGCTGTTTTCTGTTGATCAACGCCTTGCTTACACCCTTGCTTATTCCCAAACATTGAATTCAGAAGATCAAATACAGTATTTACTTCATGCAACGGGAATTGATCACTACGGTATTATTCACCAAGAACTCGGCGTTGCTTACTATATTACAGGACTTTATTACAGCGCGATTGAAACACTTAGTCAAGCATACGAACGATTTTCAAAACAAGGTAACGTTAAAGGAATGTATTTGAGCTCGTTTACGATGGGTTCATCCTATGCGAATTTAACTTATACAAGTCCTGATCAGTTAGAAATGATGGAATTTTATTATAATCGCGGATTAAAGCTCAATCGTTATCTCAAAGATTCTAACGCTCCAAGTTCAATAAACTACAACCTCGGCGCGACGTATTTATTGATTGGGGATTACACAAAAGCTCAACTACATCTCACCCGTGCGTATGAACACACCCAAAGCGAAACATTACAACATATTGAACTAAACACATTAATTCTCCAAAAGTCGTGTCTTCTAAACATTTTCCAAAACAAACGAGATCTAGCTCAAAACCATTTCGATCAACTGGAAAAGCCAACAGATCGACTCTCTAAAACTGTCTACGCCTTACTCGATTTTATGTTAGAAAATCCAGACTATATTCATCAGAAAGAATATGAATCGATTTTAATAATGTGTAAAGATACCGCAAATCTTCAAGCTCATCACGGCTATGTCCTTATGTATGTGAAGTTTCTCATTCAGTACTACAAAGCCAATCGTCTCTATAAAAAAGCACTCGCACTTACAAGTGAGTTCAATATTTCTTAA
- the pyrR gene encoding bifunctional pyr operon transcriptional regulator/uracil phosphoribosyltransferase PyrR gives MTKMIMNQEEIQRAINRIAFEIIEHYQGIENIVLVGIETRGIDIASRIQKKLESIEGPVACLSLNIHDYRDDVRSKQIFERSDVLAQKHVVIVDDVLFTGRSVRSSMDAIIDLGRPSSISLAVLIDRGHRELPISADFIGKNIPSSQKERIYVQTIETDGIDKVVLETT, from the coding sequence ATGACAAAAATGATTATGAATCAAGAGGAAATCCAACGTGCAATTAACCGTATTGCATTTGAAATTATAGAACATTATCAAGGCATTGAAAATATCGTACTTGTGGGAATTGAAACACGAGGTATCGATATCGCATCTCGAATACAGAAAAAACTTGAAAGCATTGAAGGACCCGTTGCATGTCTGAGTTTAAATATTCATGATTATCGTGATGATGTACGCTCAAAACAAATCTTTGAACGATCTGATGTTTTAGCACAAAAACACGTGGTTATTGTGGACGATGTTTTATTTACAGGAAGAAGTGTTCGATCATCGATGGATGCTATTATTGATTTAGGTCGTCCTTCTTCAATTTCCCTCGCTGTACTTATAGATCGAGGCCATCGCGAGTTACCTATTAGTGCAGACTTTATTGGTAAAAACATTCCAAGCTCTCAGAAGGAACGAATTTACGTTCAGACGATTGAGACGGATGGTATTGATAAAGTTGTGCTTGAAACTACGTAA
- the pyrF gene encoding orotidine-5'-phosphate decarboxylase translates to MENVIIALDFEGTEEALSFLDLFEGQQLFVKVGMELYYQSGPSIIHEIKKRGHKIFLDLKLHDIPNTVERTMRRLKTMGVDMTNVHAAGGLEMMEAARNGFGESGILIAVTQLTSTSEFQMQQEQLVHASLNDSVLHYAELTRNAGLDGVVCSPLESKCIQDTLGSNFLTVTPGIRPNASEKGDQKRVTTPAQAKANGSSYIVVGRPITQAEDPVLAYEQIVSEWKVAS, encoded by the coding sequence ATGGAAAATGTTATTATTGCACTAGATTTTGAAGGAACGGAAGAAGCGTTGTCTTTCTTAGACTTATTCGAAGGACAACAACTTTTTGTGAAAGTAGGAATGGAGCTATATTATCAAAGTGGACCCTCAATTATTCATGAAATCAAAAAGAGAGGACATAAAATCTTCCTTGATCTTAAACTTCATGATATTCCAAATACTGTTGAGCGTACGATGCGTCGTTTAAAAACAATGGGTGTTGATATGACAAATGTTCATGCAGCTGGGGGACTTGAAATGATGGAAGCGGCTCGAAATGGTTTTGGTGAATCTGGAATACTTATTGCAGTTACACAATTAACCTCTACATCTGAATTTCAGATGCAACAAGAACAGTTAGTACACGCCTCATTAAATGATTCTGTATTACATTACGCAGAATTAACACGTAATGCAGGACTTGATGGGGTTGTATGCTCTCCTTTAGAATCAAAATGCATCCAAGACACACTTGGAAGTAATTTTCTAACGGTTACACCAGGAATAAGACCGAATGCTTCAGAAAAAGGTGATCAAAAGCGCGTTACAACACCTGCACAAGCTAAAGCAAATGGTTCAAGTTATATTGTTGTAGGAAGACCGATTACTCAAGCTGAAGATCCTGTTTTAGCTTATGAACAAATAGTATCTGAATGGAAGGTGGCATCATGA